Proteins from a single region of Deltaproteobacteria bacterium:
- a CDS encoding glutamine synthetase, producing the protein AAPPLDLANDVRRDAIFALNRMGIQVEYSHHEVAPSQHEIDLRYQEALRMADTAITYRVILKETARKHGCYASFMPKPIFGENGSGMHVHQSLFKNGKNVFFDSSDTYSLSKEAKSYIAGLLANAKALTAVCNQWVNSYKRLVPGYEAPVYIAWARRNRSALIRVPMYKPGKENATRLELRSPDPACNPYLAFAVMLAAGLDGMEKNMTLAKPVEEDIFEMNTVERKAHGIDNLPGSLESAVAEFEKSDLMRKALGDHIFTKFIENKMIEWDKFRTQITSYEIKTYLPLL; encoded by the coding sequence GCCGCCCCGCCCCTGGACCTGGCCAACGACGTTCGCCGGGATGCCATCTTCGCCCTGAACCGCATGGGTATTCAGGTCGAATACTCCCACCACGAAGTGGCCCCCAGCCAGCACGAAATCGACCTGCGGTATCAGGAAGCACTGCGCATGGCCGACACGGCCATCACCTACCGTGTCATCCTCAAGGAAACGGCCCGCAAACATGGTTGCTACGCCTCGTTCATGCCCAAGCCGATTTTCGGTGAAAACGGGAGCGGCATGCATGTCCACCAGTCTCTTTTCAAAAACGGCAAAAATGTCTTCTTCGATTCCTCCGACACCTACAGTCTGAGCAAGGAAGCCAAGTCCTATATCGCCGGTCTCCTGGCCAACGCCAAGGCCTTGACCGCCGTGTGCAATCAATGGGTCAACTCCTACAAACGCCTAGTGCCCGGTTACGAGGCCCCAGTCTACATCGCCTGGGCCCGACGCAACCGCTCGGCCCTCATCCGCGTTCCCATGTACAAGCCTGGCAAGGAAAACGCCACCCGCCTCGAACTTCGGTCCCCGGACCCGGCCTGCAATCCCTATCTGGCTTTTGCAGTCATGCTCGCCGCCGGCCTGGACGGAATGGAAAAAAATATGACCCTTGCCAAACCCGTTGAAGAGGACATCTTCGAGATGAACACCGTCGAGCGGAAAGCCCACGGCATCGACAACCTCCCCGGAAGCCTTGAGTCCGCCGTGGCCGAATTCGAGAAGAGCGACCTCATGCGCAAGGCCCTGGGCGACCACATCTTCACGAAGTTCATCGAGAACAAGATGATTGAGTGGGATAAGTTCCGGACCCAGATCACCAGTTACGAGATCAAAACCTATCTGCCACTTCTCTGA